The following are encoded together in the Phragmites australis chromosome 19, lpPhrAust1.1, whole genome shotgun sequence genome:
- the LOC133900976 gene encoding uncharacterized protein LOC133900976: MMYSSDSNRDEPIATTTTTATSSCPSSPAQPSTPPAPCRRRHRTSRRGHRRTKNGDALEQPAEVEAEDVWRGLQWDAAWPRRAVRPVVVTGEDCSPDCGAAAAGEGGVGRARSLTDDDLEELKGCVDLGFGFSYHEIPELCGTLPALELCYSISQRFLDEHQQLNKVEEAPAAAPASPVQPVTTNWKISSPGDSPDEVKARLKYWAQAVACTVRLCS; this comes from the exons ATGATGTACAGCTCCGACTCCAACCGTGACGAGCCCATCGCCACCACCACGACGACGGCCACCTCGTCCTGCCCCTCCTCGCCCGCGCAGCCATCGACGCCGCCGGCCCCTTGCCGCAGGCGCCACCGCACCAGCCGGCGCGGGCACCGCCGGACAAAGAACGGCGACGCGCTGGAACAGCCCGCGGAGGTCGAGGCGGAGGACGTGTGGCGCGGGCTGCAGTGGGATGCGGCGTGGCCGCGGCGGGCGGTGCGGCCGGTGGTGGTCACCGGCGAGGATTGCTCCCCGGACTgcggcgccgccgctgccggagaGGGTGGCGTCGGCAGGGCAAGGAGCCTGACGGACGACGACCTTGAGGAGCTCAAGGGGTGCGTGGATCTGGGGTTCGGCTTCAGCTACCACGAGATCCCCGAGCTCTGCGGCACACTCCCCGCACTCGAGCTCTGCTACTCCATAAGCCAGCGCTTCCTGGACGAGCACCAGCAGCTAAACAAGGTTGAGGAGGCTCCGGCGGCAGCTCCGGCCTCGCCGGTGCAGCCGGTCACCACCAACTGGAAGATCTCCAGCCCTG GGGACAGCCCAGATGAAGTGAAGGCGAGGCTTAAGTACTGGGCGCAGGCGGTGGCGTGCACCGTTAGGCTGTGCAGCTGA